The Petropleomorpha daqingensis genome includes a window with the following:
- a CDS encoding flavodoxin family protein, whose amino-acid sequence MPRLLVVHHTPSPALQTVLEAVKEGAAMVEEAELVLRPALSAGAADLLECDGVLLGTPANIGYMSGALKHFFDTVYYPCLDATVGLPYGVYVHGNDDTAGALRAIDTITGGLRWKQVAAPLSLIGTPGKDELEAVRELAATVAVSL is encoded by the coding sequence GTGCCTCGGCTGCTGGTCGTCCACCACACGCCCTCGCCCGCTCTGCAGACCGTGCTGGAGGCGGTCAAGGAGGGAGCCGCGATGGTGGAGGAGGCGGAGCTCGTCCTGCGCCCGGCGCTGTCCGCCGGGGCTGCCGACCTGCTGGAGTGCGACGGCGTCCTGCTCGGGACGCCGGCCAACATCGGCTACATGTCGGGTGCGCTCAAGCACTTCTTCGACACCGTCTACTACCCCTGCCTCGATGCGACGGTCGGCCTGCCCTACGGCGTCTACGTGCACGGCAACGACGACACCGCCGGTGCGCTGAGGGCCATCGACACGATCACCGGGGGACTGAGGTGGAAGCAGGTGGCCGCCCCGCTCAGCCTGATCGGCACGCCTGGCAAGGACGAGCTCGAGGCGGTGCGGGAGCTGGCGGCCACGGTCGCCGTCAGCCTGTGA
- a CDS encoding RecQ family ATP-dependent DNA helicase, with protein MPPRRSDATTIRKITHDVLGFDDFRPGQERAMRAVVGGRDTLAVLPSGAGKSAIYQVAGHLLDGPVVVVSPLIALQRDQVDRLEELQPGAAHHLNSSMSAGDQRKVLEGLADGTVLYVFLAPEQLTKPEVVDAIRDAGPALFVVDEAHCVSAWGHDFRPDYLRLGGVIEQLGHPTVLALTATAAPPVRAEIVERLEMRDAEVVVAGFDRPEIRLEVDAQPDAHGKREAVLDRVLQLVGDGQKPGIVYSATRKGTEDLAEALTERGLRATAYHAGVRAAERDERQEAFMADELDVVVATTAFGMGIDKPDVRFVVHAEPADSIDSYYQEIGRAGRDGQPALAVLVYRQEDLGLRRFFAAGIPAEQELQQVAGLVQAAQAAGIEDGVDVKDLREETGRGATPLARDLNLLEQVSAVVLDEEGAAHPAEGAPKPSEAAAAARELAEHHERVDQSRVEMMRGYAETTECRRQFLLGYFGEQLDQPCGNCDNDTRAAENGQPQPAAPPVDTPFPVETPVEHAEWGPGVVMRVEDDRLVVLFDEVGYKTLALAAVLEHGLLKPRPA; from the coding sequence GTGCCACCACGCCGCAGCGACGCCACCACGATCCGGAAGATCACCCACGACGTCCTCGGCTTCGACGACTTCCGCCCCGGCCAGGAGCGCGCGATGCGGGCAGTGGTCGGTGGGCGGGACACCCTCGCCGTCCTTCCCTCGGGCGCCGGGAAGTCGGCGATCTACCAGGTCGCCGGGCACCTGCTCGACGGTCCGGTCGTCGTCGTCTCCCCGCTCATCGCCCTGCAGCGCGACCAGGTCGACCGGCTGGAGGAGCTGCAGCCGGGCGCGGCCCACCACCTGAACTCCAGCATGTCCGCCGGCGACCAGCGGAAGGTCCTCGAGGGCCTGGCGGACGGAACGGTCCTCTACGTCTTCCTCGCCCCCGAGCAGCTGACCAAGCCCGAGGTCGTCGACGCCATCCGCGATGCCGGACCGGCGCTGTTCGTCGTCGACGAGGCCCACTGCGTGAGCGCCTGGGGCCACGACTTCCGCCCCGACTACCTGCGCCTCGGCGGCGTGATCGAGCAGCTCGGTCACCCGACCGTCCTCGCCCTCACCGCCACCGCAGCCCCTCCGGTCCGCGCCGAGATCGTCGAACGCCTCGAGATGCGCGACGCCGAGGTCGTGGTCGCCGGCTTCGACCGCCCGGAGATCCGCCTCGAGGTCGACGCGCAGCCCGATGCGCACGGCAAGCGGGAGGCGGTCCTCGACCGCGTGCTCCAGCTCGTGGGCGACGGGCAGAAACCCGGCATCGTCTACAGCGCCACCCGCAAGGGCACCGAGGACCTCGCCGAGGCGCTGACCGAGCGCGGTCTGCGTGCCACGGCCTACCACGCCGGGGTGCGCGCCGCCGAGCGCGACGAGCGGCAGGAGGCCTTCATGGCCGACGAGCTCGACGTCGTCGTCGCCACCACCGCCTTCGGCATGGGCATCGACAAGCCCGACGTCCGGTTCGTCGTCCACGCCGAGCCGGCCGACTCGATCGACAGCTACTACCAGGAGATCGGCCGGGCCGGCCGCGACGGGCAGCCGGCGCTCGCCGTCCTGGTCTACCGGCAGGAGGACCTCGGGCTGCGTCGCTTCTTCGCCGCCGGCATCCCCGCCGAGCAGGAGCTGCAGCAGGTCGCCGGTCTGGTGCAGGCGGCCCAGGCAGCGGGCATCGAGGACGGCGTCGACGTCAAGGACCTGCGCGAGGAGACCGGCCGGGGCGCCACCCCGCTCGCCCGCGACCTCAACCTGCTCGAGCAGGTGTCCGCCGTCGTCCTCGACGAGGAGGGCGCCGCGCACCCCGCGGAGGGCGCCCCGAAGCCGTCCGAGGCCGCAGCGGCCGCCCGCGAGCTGGCCGAGCACCACGAGCGGGTCGACCAGAGCCGTGTCGAGATGATGCGCGGCTACGCCGAGACCACCGAGTGCCGGCGCCAGTTCCTCCTCGGCTACTTCGGCGAACAGCTCGACCAGCCGTGCGGCAACTGCGACAACGACACCCGCGCGGCCGAGAACGGGCAGCCGCAGCCGGCCGCCCCACCCGTGGACACCCCCTTCCCGGTCGAGACGCCGGTCGAGCACGCCGAGTGGGGTCCCGGCGTGGTCATGCGGGTCGAGGACGACCGCCTCGTCGTCCTCTTCGACGAGGTCGGCTACAAGACGCTCGCGCTCGCCGCGGTGCTCGAGCACGGCCTGCTGAAGCCGCGGCCCGCCTGA